The Euwallacea fornicatus isolate EFF26 chromosome 20, ASM4011564v1, whole genome shotgun sequence genome includes the window ttgattggtaggaaaaaatgaacaaatacgATGTACTGgaaaagtataaaaaattaatgctttttgagtaaatttaacaaaactcCAAACAATTTTATAAGGCATGGGTAGTAAATATAGCAACGCACCTTCAAACGATAAAGTTACTTAATGCTTATTTAGGTTGCgtgttttgtataaaatattgtttatactACGCCATTACCcctaaaaaatattgcattgaAACGGtgcgaaatattttcaattttcttccacCTCAATAAATTCAAAGAGCTACAATTGGAGCTGCTATAAAACGTTTTCAACACTGTTCTTGATCTAATGGGCAACATTTCgagcatttattgtaaattagttgtaaatatctttgttaattattgttaattaaatagttAGAATCAtgtaaactttttttccaattacgTTTTTGCCTAATTTTGAactaaaactaaaagaaaCCTTCTAAATATTACGTTCCTTTATCGTCTAAAGGTGCGTTGCTATATTTATTGCCCATGCAGTATAAAATAGTTTAGAGTTTTTCTTGATTtactcaaaaattattaatttttgattctTATGAAATATATCGTAtttgttcatatttttccTGCCAATGGAATGGTGCAAAAACACTTCTAATgcgctatttgaaaaaaaattactacatattttgaattgaaaaattctaaatttcaataattttttcaaaaactttttcaaatatttttcttaattctttaattgtctctaaaaaatgttaattttctagcaatttaaaatgtatttcatcAATTCatgtcaaataatttttagaaataattgagttttagTAAAAATCTACAAGTGTggaaaaagtcgaaaaaataaaaataaataaaaaacaaatgagATGTGGTACTATAGCTTATTATGAAACTTATgtacatttttaacaaaaaacccatttctttttcaaaaaaattttattgtttcgtttaaaaaaatgaagttgggGCCGGTTTCCGGTGTAACCGAAAGTCCTTTTAGgtcaaaaatacttttacacttttaactttttaaccacaaatcaaaaatataagcttcaaaattatattaaccTGGTAATTTTCCACAAACGGATTGTGTCAGCTTCCAAAAGTGGGCCCTACGTAATGGTAAGGCCACATGGTATTTTTGCCctgagaaattatttattctattCTATATTTTAAGAATATGCGGCGAAATGATTATGAAGCACTTCAGTGTGATAGTCTAAGATAGATTGAATCTGTTGTTGACCCAGATCGGAAATAGAAACTGTGCAGCGAGAAATCTAAACGTTGATATGTAAAAGTGGCTTTTAGTTGATTCCATTCTTTGTACTATAGAAAAGTGGCATTTTCCATATGAATGGtcccgatttttttaataaaaattaaaagtacaTTCATACAACGTTATCTACATACTGCCATTAAAGCATGCGataaactattattttttgtttaattttagtgTTGCCAAAATGTGATAAACAACCTAATTATTAAATACAGAAAGATTTAACGTtgataaatttcaacttcTGGAATGTTACTTGATTATAAATTGTTGAAATGCGAATTCGAGCTTAAATGTGAAGTTGAGAAATACGCGTAACttatacaataattaattacagcTGGGAATTTGCTCTGACCATGAAAAATATACCAAtactactaaaaaaaataaaatagtgagATTTAGTAGTGCCCTTCAAAGTCAAAGGTCCAATATGTATTAGGTGTGTAACTTTGTTTCCGTCGTTTTACAATAGATGGCGTTAATGGTAAGTAGTGGTCGACATAAATAGATCATAGATGTCGCGCATCGAACTTGTTCACCCCTAAATATAACCCCAGAGAAGCACTAGTCAGTTTGTGACTGCATCATAAAGTTATTCTCATTGGAAATGGCAGTTTACGAGTTAAATTCTCGTCATTTgcggaatattttaattttctgcttcaacatgaaaaaaatctgCGGTTGAGGCTCATCGAAAGCCCTAAAATACTTATGGTGAGGCCATTATTAGTGAAAGAGCTTGTGATTGGTTCTATCGCATCAAAAACGGTGATTTTTACGTCAAAGACCGGCATAACGATGAAAAAGTGAAGTTTACAAAGATGTAGATTTGAGGTCATTACTTAATGAAAACTCATCTCGAAAGGAAAGAGAACTGGCACGATCAATGGAAGTGACTCAACAAGTAATTTCAAAGCGGCTCAAAGATATGGGAATGATTCGGAAGCAAGGAAATTGGGTGCTGTACGAATTGAAGAATTGTGTCTGCTTATTAATAGTTTCTTAAAAGGGAAATACGAAAGGGATTTCTGCTAGACATTGCGACTGGGGACCAAAAATGGTTTCATAACGATAATCCTAAGGGCAGAAAATCATGGGAATATCCTCGCCATGCTTCCACATCGAGGGCCGAACCGAGTATTTAGGGATCCAAGGTGATGCTCCGTATTTGGTGGGAACATCTCGGCGTAGTATATTATGAGTTATTATTGAACGCAATTAATGCGTTTGAGCCGAGCATTGAAATGCAAACGGCCGCAACACATGGAGAGACACGATAAAGTGATTTCCCCGTGTTGAAAAAGTTGTAAAGATAAACAATTGAAATGTCGAAATCAGAAATCTTACCCCACCCTCCCGTATTCTCCAGACATTGCTCCCATTGAATATCACTTGTTTTGACCAATTGCACACGGCCTGGCTGACTAGCACTTCTGACCTCATGAAgaagtgaaaaatttgattgattCGTGGATCTCTTCATAGATGACCAGTTTTTTCAATGCGGGAATTATACGCTGCCCGAAAGATAGACGAAAGTAGGGGCCAGCGAAGGACCATACTTTGAATTATAAATGTATAACCCTTTTTTTGCCATAAAGCCTCGAAGTTTGGAAGAAAAACGGTTAAAGCAATGTTTTACACTCAATTCACTAGAACGATCACTGATCTCTGTCGTGGTGGCATTTCAACAGGGGTTGATTCTATGTAGGGCCCACGATTATCGCTTTACGCCATTTTCAAGTATAGTTCTGGAAATGTCACTTATCGTGTATCTAAGAAGAATTATTTGAATGTCAATGATCGTGGAAAATCAATCGAGGAAAATTTAACAGATGAATCTAAGAGAATTTGAAACGTTTAAATGTGAGCGCCTTCGCCATTGTCAagatatgaaatatttgtgttttgtCTACGGGATATCTAATTTTCGATGTTTCTGCCAACTTTCCCACGTATTAATGGACATAGCATGTGATTCTCATGGAGTATTGTTAAGTATTTGTGAAACCAACGAAGGTATCGATGAGGGTATTATTTGCAACCTACACAGGAACGCAACAGAATTGGGACAGTTTTAgctaaaagagaaaatttgaaatgtgagAGTAATCTAGGACTTCTGAGTCTTAATAATCTAACCAAGAGAtccaaaaattttgagaaacaaaATCTGAAGGTTCAGTAACGATTACTAGTAGACAAATGCAGTTCCCATGGAACAGACATTCGCGCTATTAATTAAAGAcgtaatttataatataaaatgaaCTATTTGGATGCCAAACAACTTTTACGGCGATAGTTGTGCCTAGTAGAACATTGTggtaaattcaatatttacgTAAAATATCTACTTAAAAACTATTTGGTTTTATAAAAGCAACTTTGCTATCACATGAAGGACCACAATCTGTGTTATTCAACTCAAAGTCAAATCACTACCTTATTCTATATACATTGTCCGCGCAGACATTGTCCTCTCTAGTTTCTCAACAGGtgtagatattttaatttgaacacTTGCATATTCCTCATTAAGAATTCAATCTGGAATGCCCACATGAAACTATCTAgccaaattgccaatttaTGTTGAAATTAGTGGCCCAGAACATAGATTTTGTGTGTGAAAACACAggtataaattatataatttgtttaagcAGCCAATCGCTTACGCtatattcataataaaatatttagattagATTAGGTGAGGATAGAATTCAGGTACAAGTGATGCtggttttaataactttagaaattatttattgatttggTCGGAATCGATCTAGCCTCGTCCTGGAATCGAAGTTTAGGGAATTCAGGAACgaatttaaacgaaaattgcAAGTAAAATACTACCAACTATAACATAGCATCATATGACACtttctataaaatttcatttaggTGGAAATGATACtttctattaataatttacttgTAAGTTAACATGACTTGAACATACTACGTTCTCCATAAGCTCATCTCAGCACCCACCTACTGCCTGTCTAAGAATAACTTTGACAGCACCGCAAGGCACGAATTTCGAAGAATTTTTCACGAGAGAACAATGGGCTTTGTTAAACAATATCTAATATAGAGAGAAACACATACCAGTATccgaaaaaatttgatatagtCGCGCAATCAGGTTCAACGTTCATGCCCTCGACAACAGGCCCTCCAAGTCTTTCTGCGGGTATACTGGCACCACTATCATTGAGAGAAGTACCTCCATTTAGTCTGATACCCATATTGCTGTTGCTGTTAACGGGGCTGAAAGAGTCCGATGGAGTGAACACTCCAGTATCATCAGATTCTTCACTGGACGTTTCGCTCAAATCTTCTTCATCATCAGGGTCGTCTTCTAAGCTCGAAGCGCCGCCACTCATTTTGCTGaagatatttttcacaaaactcatttttcttcttcaccGAGGAGAAGTAAAACGACACAAGGCGTCACTACAGTAAAAGTTTGGCGTTTATTTGGTACGACGTTATTTGCAGCGCAAAGGCACGCGATATTTAGCCGCAAAGCTcgattcaatttatttttggctCTATTCTAGATAACTTTTAAGCATGTCGTTGTCTCTTTCTAACGTGTTTGGGAAGGCTGTTAGCATTTCGAAAACGTGGTTTCAATGCACCTTGAGATGCGTGCTACATGCTGATGTTTCATTTGGCTCGTGAGAGTTGGGCAAGAAAAATTTggattgatttgttttttgtaaacaatatttttaatcgtaTGTTGAATGAATAGTCCCGGGATCTGtttattcgaattttattagaaagtaagtttcaaattaatgcttttttcaaagaaaagcGTAAGTAAATATGCACTTATGAGAGACACGTTGAGacgatttatttattacagcCTGCCACAATTCAGCCGACCTCGTGTATTTTATGGTCACCGAGACCTCCATTGTTGAAGTCCAAATATCCCCAGCATTCGACCAAATCTCGGCCTGGTCCAGCCGCAGGCCACTTGCGattgaaaattcgaaagtCAATTAGATTTCCAAGTATCAAAGACTGTGAAGATTTCGTCAATtcaggaaatttttgaaaatttcaaaattacggCCATTCGGTAGCCGCTCTTGAAGGACATTTGCAGACCAAACCCTGAAAACCCAGTAGACCTCGGTGTTGTGAGAATTCAATTGTCTCACAAACCTTTACACGTGACAGCTATCAAAGCGCTTAGCAACCGAAACATCTTTCGAACGCATTCCTCGTGTTGTACTCATTATTAAACTATATAAAAATCAATCTCGTAATGGAAGgtaataattataatagtATTTTTATCCCCGATCGCAGGCCGATGATGTTTAAACATCAGCCAATTATGTGCCCTTGGGTCTCTAGTCAGCCGTATCCATCAGCAGAGCTGCTCAAAAATAAACTTGACCACCTATCGAAGAAACATTCTGCCAATAACTCATCGGTAAGCAAATTGGGCCAAACGCAGTTAAATTTGAGTCctaaaaacattttcggaCTTCCAGAAGAAACCTGAGAATCTGTCTTCAACCTCTTGTGCCACCCTGTGGAAGTCATCCTCGTCAACACACTTTTTCTACTTCCTGCGCCTGATGCAGCTTTTTCCAGACACCCATCCAGCCACTCTTCACACTGTACTTACTCTGAGCGgtcacaattttttctttgccaTTGATAAGTTGTTATACGCTCAGAAATGTAAGATTGACCTCCATCGTACGTTGAATGGCCACGGGCAAACTGGGTAGGTACCAAAATAGGTCCTTCTGAGCCCTCATGTATTATCCGCATTACTCATCGCTATTTTATCTAGGGGAAGACGTGCCTCACCATACCCTAGACCAGCCCCATCAGGCCTCAGATACCCACCGCTCTCTAGAAATATATCTACAGATCCCATGGAAGTGCAGAGGATCATTGATCTGGCTGAAGAAGCTTGCCTGGGGGTACAATCGGGGGAAAATGAGCAGGTTGGCGTTAGAGATGATCAGCAGATGGGAAATAGTATTTCGCAGATTTGTCTTGATGTACCTGACAGGTTGGAGCATGGTGTGTTTAACTAGTTGTGTTATGAGTATGGGTTAATTTGTTACGATTATTTAAGAGACCCAGACGTTCGTTGAAACAGAAAACCACGAGACGATAGAAATCGTCTGTTTTAGCAATGACCACTCGTTGCTCAAGCAGGGCCAAAACATTCATGAGGACTCCATAGATAGTGAGACTTTTGATCAGGACGTGGAGAACATTGTCCCGACCATTGGAGAAGGAATGTCTCTGGATACCATGGAGGACGACTCAGACCCTCCCGTTATTATCGTGGATACCATGCCCGATACAGACGTTACACTTGATTGTATAAACGAAGGTACTCACTCTTTTTGTATTCCGCCTAGAGGAAACAGCCACATTTTCAACTAGAATTTTCACTATGAAAGACGTCCggtgatttaaaaatgatttttcattgTGCATTAAAAACTGGGATGAACACAAAAATCTGTTGAATATATATAGAAACGAGTGGACATTATTTACCGCGTGAAGACAAAGCGGGTGACCAGAGCAACGTGGAGAGATCGTATATAAGTGCGTCCAGATCGGTCCATAAATATCCCTCAACTTTGAactttttgattgaaaatagAACTTCCGACGGCTTTGTCAGTATGGAAACTTTGACCAGCTTAGGCATTactcataaaaatgtttaaatgttctttttgGTAGATGCGAACTACGCCAATTCGTCTATTTGGGGACTAAGAACGACCGAGATTATACATTGAAATTGTAGATACTTAAGTCCcaagcaataaatttttataacaaattctTAGTCAGACTGACACTTTAGAGGCAtctgaaatttttgttacgTAATGATGACTAATATTGCAGAGCTCGCAGCTGTAATTTGGAAGTAATGGAACCACACTTTAGAATGATTTTAAGATCATTTCACcattttctctcttttctttttgaacatcatgaaattttatggaaatacCGTTAAGGCTTTTCCGTCGTTTCTGATCATTCACTCTTCTAGCCATTAAATGTCTAAAGTGCCAATGGGTAAAACCGCATTTTTCTGCAACACGGTTTGTTCTCAGCGATTTCGTTAAGAGCATTTAGCCTCAATTCAATCTACAAAGTAGAAAGTCCTAGTGATGAGCATTCGCGTAAGTTTCCGATAACACTTTGCGGATGTTCACTCTGTAgatatatgtatacagggtgatttattAACAAGGGAACAACCGAAAGCTGTAGATACTATTGGATGCAAATGGCGACGATTGGAGAAAATATGCCTCACCTGAAAGTTGGTAGTTcagatatatacagggtgttacataGCGTGACCGACCATAGGAAAACTCATGCAAATTTCAATGCCATTTAATATTATGttcatttaaaagtaaaattgtataatacttttttgaagGTTCTTTTAAGAGGGACCTGcgtgtaaaatataaaaatgtactgCGCA containing:
- the LOC136345572 gene encoding uncharacterized protein isoform X2; its protein translation is MMFKHQPIMCPWVSSQPYPSAELLKNKLDHLSKKHSANNSSKKPENLSSTSCATLWKSSSSTHFFYFLRLMQLFPDTHPATLHTVLTLSGHNFFFAIDKLLYAQKCKIDLHRTLNGHGQTGGRRASPYPRPAPSGLRYPPLSRNISTDPMEVQRIIDLAEEACLGVQSGENEQVGVRDDQQMGNSISQICLDVPDRLEHETQTFVETENHETIEIVCFSNDHSLLKQGQNIHEDSIDSETFDQDVENIVPTIGEGMSLDTMEDDSDPPVIIVDTMPDTDVTLDCINEETSGHYLPREDKAGDQSNVERSYISASRSVHKYPSTLNFLIENRTSDGFVNANYANSSIWGLRTTEIIH
- the LOC136345572 gene encoding uncharacterized protein isoform X3 translates to MEGNNYNSIFIPDRRPMMFKHQPIMCPWVSSQPYPSAELLKNKLDHLSKKHSANNSSKKPENLSSTSCATLWKSSSSTHFFYFLRLMQLFPDTHPATLHTVLTLSGHNFFFAIDKLLYAQKCKIDLHRTLNGHGQTGGRRASPYPRPAPSGLRYPPLSRNISTDPMEVQRIIDLAEEACLGVQSGENEQVGVRDDQQMGNSISQICLDVPDRLEHETQTFVETENHETIEIVCFSNDHSLLKQGQNIHEDSIDSETFDQDVENIVPTIGEGMSLDTMEDDSDPPVIIVDTMPDTDVTLDCINEGYLLEGHNKLIQENLDEITNNCINGETLEPGLLL
- the LOC136345572 gene encoding uncharacterized protein isoform X1, producing the protein MEGNNYNSIFIPDRRPMMFKHQPIMCPWVSSQPYPSAELLKNKLDHLSKKHSANNSSKKPENLSSTSCATLWKSSSSTHFFYFLRLMQLFPDTHPATLHTVLTLSGHNFFFAIDKLLYAQKCKIDLHRTLNGHGQTGGRRASPYPRPAPSGLRYPPLSRNISTDPMEVQRIIDLAEEACLGVQSGENEQVGVRDDQQMGNSISQICLDVPDRLEHETQTFVETENHETIEIVCFSNDHSLLKQGQNIHEDSIDSETFDQDVENIVPTIGEGMSLDTMEDDSDPPVIIVDTMPDTDVTLDCINEETSGHYLPREDKAGDQSNVERSYISASRSVHKYPSTLNFLIENRTSDGFVNANYANSSIWGLRTTEIIH